The Haematobia irritans isolate KBUSLIRL chromosome 1, ASM5000362v1, whole genome shotgun sequence DNA segment atagcaatgcatttcttatgggaatgaaatttttcgctagaggtgcataccggccttaatgcaaaaaattatgttaaatgtgatggttaggttagaatttataaatgtttaatcaaattaataaacatctaaaccacaatgattctttacaactaccttaaaattcacttttctgatagtttaaaggggctcttattggcgtcgttctaattaaaaaaaataataaaaagacacctaataattgcactcatgcgatactgttttgtagtaacttggcgtggtacaacttctcaatagtgacggcgcctttccaacgagttttggatgtcgtatacgactgttttcgtggTGGTGGGATTCCCCTAAGAAGcgcagtcaaattcaaaaaatgttagcAGGGGAAATACAGAATCCCACTATTGAAGTTCGCCAACCGCCAGTCAACgttattgtatttaaaaacgtgtATTTATCGCAAAGAAGATATCGGTCATCGAAATCAGCCGAACATTGTTAGTAATCGATAGCAATCACAAAACGATAACGGTTCCCACCACTAATTGgtgatttgcaaaattttggttGAGACCGAAGAGGAGACTGCGTTGAAGTAGAAAATAAGTTATATATTTCACGaattatttttctgaaaatttaaacaaacacATAGCCCCAACAAAATGGCACAACCCACAGTTAATGTAGCTGGCTACTTAGctaatcaaaagaaaactacCAACAAAGAATTGGCGGCAGAATGGGCTTCATTGGAAGAATTGTACAATGAGAAGTAGGTTTGGAGCGGCGATCCACGCTTGAatacatttataaaattatggTATTGGTTTTTTACAGATTATGGAATGAATTGAccattaaattgaataaatttgttCATCATGCCTCGATGCAGGATGAGGATGCTTTATTGCAGCTATATCAGAATTTCTTGCAAACTTTCGAAATGAAGTAAGTACCAATTGATGGCGAATGCGTTGATGTTTGGggtatttgttattttattgcCTATTTCTAGAATTAATCCATATGGTCTTGTGGAAATAGTTGAGGTTATTGTGGAGCATATCTCGGACAAGAAAGAAgccattgaatttttaaataaaatcaaggATAAGGTGAAGATATGCGATGAAGCTGTTTGGTATGCACAGGTAGGATATTATATGTACTAATGGACAAGCTATATGCCATTAGTGTTCAACAAAAAAGGATAGGAAACTTAAAACATTTCAATCCCATACATCCAGATAGGTGAAGCGAGCTTCTTTGGATGCATTGggagtgaaaattttctcagagaaACACAAAGGTATCTTGTCTAATGCAATTGGTGCCTATGTCTTTTATTGTGTGAAGTCGCCTAGGTTTCTAATATCAGTTTTATTCCAATAATATCTTCTTTTAGGTCCTACAAGGCAACATTTATTTGTCTGACCTCAATGATTTGGAtgcctgcaaaaaaattattgaagaatTGCGTGACACATTGGAAGACGTAGGCAATGTTACGCCCGTTCATGGCAAATACTATATGTTAGCCTCACTATACTATCGCCGTGTGGGTAAACACAGTGACTATTACCGTTGCGGTTTACAATTTTTGGGCTGTTCTATCGATGATTATCCCAAAGATCAATGGGCTCAACAGGCTTTCTGTTTGGGTCTGGCAGCATTATTGGGTGAAGGGATTTACAATATTGGCGAATTGGTAAGAAAACATAGGAAAGAAAAATGAAAGGCATGTTTTCTTAgtgtattttatttccattttacaGTTGGCCCATCCCATATTGACAGCATTAAAAGGAAGCGAAAATGAATGGTTGATTGAATTGCTAAAGGCTTTCAATACCGGTGATCTTAAAAAGTAAGacgattaaaatttctttgacacaaacatatttttattatgttaCTCTTCTTTTTCCTTTTAGGTTCAATGACATGAAACCCACCTGGTCTAAAATACCCGACTTATTGGCCCATGAAATTAAATTGagacagaaaatttccttattgtGTCTAATGGAAATGACTTTCAAGCGTTCGGCCACACAGCGTTCCATTTCATTTGAAGATATTGCCAAAGAAACCCAACTGCCTTTGAAAGAAGTTGAACTCTTGATAATGAAAGCTTTAGCTTTGGATTTGGTTAAGGGAGAAATCGATCAAGTTGCTGGTGTGGTCAATATGTCCTGGGTATGACAGGAAACTGTTTacttaattttctttattacaTTCTACAACGATCTCCCTTTTTAGGTATTACCTCGTGTCTTAGATCGCAAACAAATTGCTGGTATGGCCACAACTTTGGATAATTGGATGACTAGCATTAATTCCATGGAAA contains these protein-coding regions:
- the Rpn9 gene encoding regulatory particle non-ATPase 9 codes for the protein MAQPTVNVAGYLANQKKTTNKELAAEWASLEELYNEKLWNELTIKLNKFVHHASMQDEDALLQLYQNFLQTFEMKINPYGLVEIVEVIVEHISDKKEAIEFLNKIKDKVKICDEAVWYAQVLQGNIYLSDLNDLDACKKIIEELRDTLEDVGNVTPVHGKYYMLASLYYRRVGKHSDYYRCGLQFLGCSIDDYPKDQWAQQAFCLGLAALLGEGIYNIGELLAHPILTALKGSENEWLIELLKAFNTGDLKKFNDMKPTWSKIPDLLAHEIKLRQKISLLCLMEMTFKRSATQRSISFEDIAKETQLPLKEVELLIMKALALDLVKGEIDQVAGVVNMSWVLPRVLDRKQIAGMATTLDNWMTSINSMEKLMESRAAEILTN